Proteins from a genomic interval of Haloprofundus salinisoli:
- a CDS encoding DUF7344 domain-containing protein, with product MSVAESKFDQLQESQQDDDQQLSLDVIFELLKNRRRRDIFRYLMEVERTVTLSELAEQVAAWENDIEVQELNSDQRKRVYVALYQTHLPKMDKAGIIEYEQDRGNITLSENADLLGMYLNNDTEIETEWEKRYLGLSLIGGSFAILFQLAAVGQLLQVLVTIAFVASVLGVSLVHARDVRETRRVAAEKFSRIK from the coding sequence ATGAGCGTCGCAGAAAGTAAGTTCGACCAACTCCAGGAGTCCCAACAGGACGACGACCAACAGCTCTCGCTCGACGTCATCTTCGAGCTACTGAAGAACCGTCGTCGCCGGGACATTTTCCGATATCTCATGGAAGTCGAGCGGACGGTTACGCTCTCGGAACTCGCCGAACAGGTCGCCGCCTGGGAGAACGATATCGAAGTCCAGGAACTCAACTCCGACCAGCGAAAGCGTGTCTACGTCGCGCTCTACCAGACCCACCTTCCGAAGATGGACAAGGCGGGTATCATCGAGTACGAACAGGACCGCGGCAACATCACGCTCTCGGAGAACGCCGACCTGCTCGGTATGTATCTGAACAACGACACCGAGATCGAAACCGAATGGGAGAAACGGTACCTCGGTCTCAGTCTCATCGGCGGATCGTTCGCTATCCTGTTTCAGCTAGCTGCCGTCGGCCAACTGCTACAAGTCCTCGTCACCATCGCGTTCGTCGCGTCGGTCCTCGGCGTTTCGCTGGTCCACGCGCGCGATGTCCGTGAGACCCGCCGCGTCGCGGCCGAGAAGTTCTCTCGAATCAAGTAG
- a CDS encoding ParA family protein, with translation MHTIAITNQKGGVGKTTITAHLAVGLTRRDHRVLAVDLDPQGYLTRHFGLKEKLYRADTDNIALHLTGNARGDPTDLVVETDEGVDLVPSNYDMRGVVDALSNARNRERRLQNVLSALPDDSYDYVLVDSPPNLGVLTDNAILASRRLLIPIQAEDSSLDALEMALDEIEEIEAAFGIDVDVLGIAPNLVPRDGVAKSTLETIRSTPGLEELVLPYEIRKRADIKYAMRRGETLYAYNEASDMVPIFDRLAADVERGMN, from the coding sequence GTGCACACGATTGCAATTACGAACCAGAAAGGGGGCGTCGGTAAAACGACGATAACCGCCCATCTCGCGGTCGGGCTGACGCGACGTGATCACCGAGTTCTAGCGGTCGATCTCGACCCACAGGGGTATCTCACCCGTCACTTCGGTCTCAAGGAGAAACTGTACCGAGCGGACACGGACAACATTGCACTCCATCTCACTGGCAACGCTCGCGGCGATCCGACCGACCTCGTCGTCGAAACCGACGAAGGTGTCGACCTCGTGCCGAGCAACTACGACATGCGCGGTGTCGTGGACGCGCTCTCGAACGCGAGAAACAGGGAGCGCCGACTCCAGAACGTCCTTTCGGCGCTTCCAGACGACAGTTACGACTACGTGCTCGTCGATAGTCCGCCGAATTTAGGTGTCCTCACCGACAACGCGATTCTCGCGTCGCGTCGGCTACTCATACCGATTCAGGCCGAGGACTCGTCGCTCGATGCGCTGGAGATGGCGCTCGACGAAATCGAGGAGATCGAGGCCGCGTTCGGTATCGATGTCGACGTCCTCGGCATCGCGCCGAACTTGGTCCCCCGAGACGGCGTCGCAAAGTCAACGCTCGAAACGATTCGTTCGACGCCCGGGTTAGAAGAACTCGTGCTTCCGTACGAAATCAGAAAGCGCGCCGATATCAAATACGCAATGCGGAGGGGAGAGACGCTCTATGCGTACAACGAGGCGTCGGATATGGTCCCGATCTTCGACCGTCTCGCAGCGGACGTCGAACGGGGTATGAATTAG
- a CDS encoding transcription initiation factor IIB yields MTRTVEQRTGDRGDECPDCGGPLVTDTERGELVCDSCGLVAEETAIDRGAEWRAFNKQERDSRSRVGAPITQMIHDKGLTTEIGAGNRDAHGRMIDSEKRRQLSRMRTWQERIRTRNADERNLQYALSEIDRMSSALGIPDSVREVAAVIYRQALNKDLIRGRSIEGISTSALYAACRQGNVPRSLEEVSSVSRVEQREIGRSYRYIADELDLQLEPTDPAQYLPRFCSKLGVSHEVQAQAREILEKTTATGLHSGKSPPGYAAAAIYAAAVLTDTNLTQREVAEVAQVTDVTIRNRYREQLEVVT; encoded by the coding sequence ATGACGCGGACCGTCGAGCAGCGCACGGGAGACAGAGGGGACGAGTGCCCGGACTGCGGAGGGCCGCTCGTCACCGACACGGAGCGAGGGGAGCTCGTCTGTGACTCGTGCGGTCTCGTAGCAGAGGAGACTGCTATCGACCGAGGGGCAGAGTGGCGTGCATTCAACAAACAGGAGCGAGACAGTCGCTCGCGTGTCGGAGCGCCGATAACGCAGATGATACACGACAAGGGGTTGACGACCGAGATCGGCGCGGGCAACCGCGACGCGCACGGTCGAATGATCGACTCCGAAAAAAGACGACAGCTGTCGCGCATGCGCACGTGGCAGGAGCGGATTCGAACGCGGAACGCGGACGAGCGGAACCTGCAGTACGCGCTGAGCGAAATCGACCGAATGTCGAGCGCGCTGGGGATACCCGACTCCGTCCGAGAGGTGGCGGCGGTCATCTACCGCCAGGCACTCAACAAGGATCTGATTCGGGGGCGCTCCATCGAGGGGATCTCGACGAGCGCGCTGTACGCAGCGTGCCGTCAGGGCAACGTCCCCAGAAGTTTGGAGGAAGTGTCCAGCGTCTCGCGCGTCGAACAGCGCGAGATTGGCCGGTCGTACCGGTACATCGCGGACGAACTCGACCTCCAGTTAGAGCCGACCGACCCCGCGCAGTACCTTCCGCGCTTCTGCTCGAAGCTCGGCGTCAGCCACGAAGTGCAGGCACAGGCGCGCGAGATTCTGGAGAAAACGACTGCGACGGGACTTCACTCCGGGAAGTCGCCGCCGGGATACGCCGCAGCGGCGATCTACGCCGCCGCCGTACTCACCGATACGAACCTGACGCAGCGTGAAGTCGCGGAGGTAGCACAGGTGACGGACGTCACGATCCGAAATCGCTACCGCGAACAGCTCGAGGTCGTCACGTAA
- the glmM gene encoding phosphoglucosamine mutase: MFGTSGIRGPVGRVVTADLALDVGRALASQGAQTIVVGRDPRESGSALADAVSAGARECGADVVRVGVAATPTVARSVGWLDADAGVVVTASHNPPTDNGFKLWTPSGQAFDRPKRREITRRINSEAFEFADWNEHGKEWSWNQAIETHVDRIEAALDPIRGLTVAVDVGNGAGGVVAEALERLGCSVETLNAQPDGRFPGRPSEPTAENCTSLCEFVAATDAELGIAHDGDADRMMAVTETGEFVSGDVLLALFAREAVKPGKQVAVPVDTSLLVDDVVADAGGSVVRTKVGDVYVAAEAAKPDVVFGGEPSGAWIWPDETLCPDGPFAACQLASLVSRRGPLSTLVSEVEQYPIRRKSIRVTDELSTIETVQERLTAQYAAVDTTDGVRVERDDGWFLVRASGTEPIIRLTAEARTDEEADAILAEVSEIVDGVREKAPSIDLSD; encoded by the coding sequence ATGTTCGGGACCAGTGGAATACGTGGCCCCGTCGGGAGAGTCGTGACGGCGGACCTCGCTCTCGACGTCGGTCGAGCCCTCGCCTCTCAGGGTGCACAAACGATAGTCGTCGGACGGGATCCCCGGGAGAGTGGGTCCGCTCTCGCCGACGCGGTGAGCGCCGGCGCACGTGAGTGTGGCGCAGACGTCGTCCGCGTCGGCGTCGCAGCGACACCGACGGTCGCACGGAGCGTCGGCTGGCTGGACGCGGACGCGGGTGTCGTCGTCACGGCGTCTCACAACCCGCCGACCGACAACGGTTTCAAACTCTGGACACCGAGCGGGCAGGCGTTCGACCGACCGAAACGCCGGGAGATCACTCGACGGATCAACAGCGAGGCGTTCGAGTTCGCCGACTGGAACGAACACGGCAAGGAGTGGTCGTGGAACCAAGCGATAGAGACGCACGTCGACCGAATCGAGGCGGCGCTCGACCCGATTCGAGGGTTGACCGTCGCCGTCGACGTCGGAAACGGGGCCGGCGGTGTCGTCGCCGAAGCGCTCGAACGACTCGGCTGCTCGGTCGAGACGCTCAACGCCCAACCGGATGGCCGGTTCCCGGGCCGTCCGAGTGAACCGACCGCGGAGAACTGTACGTCCCTCTGTGAGTTCGTCGCCGCGACGGACGCCGAGCTCGGAATCGCCCACGACGGCGACGCCGATCGGATGATGGCCGTCACCGAGACCGGTGAGTTCGTCTCCGGAGACGTGTTGTTAGCGTTGTTCGCGCGCGAGGCGGTCAAGCCCGGCAAGCAGGTCGCCGTCCCCGTCGACACCAGCCTCCTCGTCGACGACGTGGTCGCCGACGCCGGCGGATCCGTCGTCCGAACGAAAGTAGGCGACGTATACGTCGCTGCCGAAGCCGCAAAACCAGACGTTGTGTTCGGTGGCGAACCGAGCGGGGCGTGGATATGGCCCGACGAGACGCTCTGCCCGGACGGTCCGTTCGCCGCCTGTCAGCTAGCGTCGCTCGTGAGCAGACGGGGGCCGCTATCGACGCTCGTGTCTGAAGTAGAACAGTATCCGATCCGCCGGAAGTCGATTCGAGTGACCGACGAGTTGTCCACGATCGAAACCGTTCAAGAACGACTCACGGCCCAGTACGCTGCCGTCGACACGACCGACGGCGTTCGCGTCGAGCGCGACGACGGCTGGTTCCTCGTCCGTGCGAGCGGTACCGAACCGATCATTCGGCTCACCGCGGAAGCCCGAACCGACGAGGAAGCCGACGCCATACTCGCCGAAGTGAGCGAGATCGTCGACGGCGTGAGAGAAAAAGCCCCGAGCATTGATCTCTCCGACTGA